One segment of Panicum virgatum strain AP13 chromosome 1K, P.virgatum_v5, whole genome shotgun sequence DNA contains the following:
- the LOC120653607 gene encoding NAC domain-containing protein 41-like has translation MSTKAAVAIGLPPGLNFHPDDDELVEFFLLPTVRGEPAWLPGVILLERHGLAGDDEAYFFVRTKQDATKEAARQDRYCAGGARWVSQRPVFGASCIGGERIEWRRINLNLQMGRGRSGGGSSSTGWVMHEYTLTEPACPSLKICHVSFSGHGKDRKRVPDEEYSDCRQTAGPASKRARVDADANSGSSTCVYGPTAPAIDQGQGYGASGDVFLPQLHAGQQEHSLPLQIDQGISATAHQQHPLPEDENATNISSLTCCYEPMQATDEQILDWGSSLAEDTEPTAEQQEHSPSSFPIDQGILDGSSAAAPGGRQQCSRQQFSDLWL, from the exons ATGTCGACCAAGGCCGCCGTGGCCATCGGGCTCCCGCCCGGCCTCAACTTCCaccccgacgacgacgagctcgTCGAGTTCTTCCTCCTGCCGACCGTCCGCGGCGAGCCGGCCTGGTTACCAGGCGTCATC CTCCTGGAGCGCCACGGcctggccggcgacgacgaggcctaCTTCTTTGTGCGCACCAAGCAGGACGCCACAAAGGAAGCCGCCCGACAGGATCGCTactgcgccggcggcgcgaggtGGGTGTCGCAGAGGCCCGTGTTCGGCGCCTCGTGCATCGGCGGCGAGAGGATCGAGTGGAGGAGGATCAACCTGAACCTGCAGATGGGCCgcggcaggagcggcggcggcagtagcAGCACGGGGTGGGTGATGCACGAGTACACCCTCACCGAGCCGGCGTGCCCGTCCCTCAAGATCTGCCACGTCTCCTTCTCCGGCCATGGCAAGGATCGCAAGCGCGTTCCCGACGAGGAGTACTCCGACTGCCGCCAGACCGCCGGACCAGCATCTAAGCGCGCTCGCGTCGACGCCGATGCCAACAGTGGTTCATCGACTTGTGTCTACGGACCGACAGCGCCCGCGATCGATCAAGGGCAAGGCTATGGCGCTTCCGGAGACGTCTTCCTCCCGCAGCTACATGCGGGCCAGCAAGAACACTCGCTGCCACTTCAGATCGACCAAGGCATCTCAGCGACGGCTCATCAGCAGCATCCCCTGCCGGAGGACGAGAACGCCACCAACATCAGTTCATTGACTTGTTGTTATGAACCGATGCAAGCTACCGATGAGCAAATCTTGGACTGGGGTAGTTCGCTGGCCGAAGACACAGAGCCAACAGCAGAGCAGCAAGAACACTCGCCGTCATCTTTTCCGATCGACCAAGGCATCCTCGACGGCTCATCAGCAGCAGCCCCCGGGGGACGACAACAATGCAGCCGACAGCAGTTCAGCGATTTGTGGTTATGA
- the LOC120698418 gene encoding protein MRG1-like isoform X2 encodes MGSSSNTNTSGGGSDKDDKKEDKGKGKDSAEPSFKEGDRVLAYHGPLLYEAKVQRIENLDDEWRYFVHYLGWNKNWDEWVANDRLLSLTDENVRKQQELEKNQVVDKSIKSGRSTQHKQKGSNEAKADKDDTKSLVKGKKRKSQPGTEEKERRSSESLLVSQFPLTLKKQLVDDWEYVTQMGKLVKLPRSPTVDEILKKYLEHRAKKDSKINDSYAEILKGLRCYFDKALPAMLLYKKERDQYNEEVKGDVSPSTVYGAEHLLRLFVKLPELLAFVNMEEDALNKLQQKLLDILKFLQKNQSTFFVTVYDGNRKGADGSKSK; translated from the exons ATGGGGAGCTCCTCCAACACCAACAcgagcggcggtggcagcgACAAGGACGACAAGAAGGAggacaagggcaagggcaaggacTCGGCGGAGCCATCCTTCAAGGAGGGCGACAGGGTCCTCGCCTACCACGGCCCCCTCCTCTACGAGGCCAAG GTTCAAAGAATCGAAAATCTGGACGatgaatggcgctacttcgtTCATTACCTG GGCTGGAATAAGAA CTGGGATGAATGGGTCGCGAATGATCGCTTATTGAGTTTGACGGACGAAAATGTCCGCAAACAACAAGAGCTTGAAAAGAACCAGGTTGTTGACAAATCAATCAAGTCCGGACGGTCGACACAGCATAAACAAAAAGGCTCCAATG AAGCAAAAGCTGATAAAGATGACACGAAGAGCCTTG TCAAGGGGAAGAAACGCAAGAGTCAGCCTGGGACTGAG GAGAAGGAAAGAAGATCATCAGAAAGTCTCCTAGTGTCACAGTTTCCTTTGACACTGAAGAAGCAACTTGTGGATGATTGGGAGTATGTCACACAGATGGGTAAG CTTGTAAAACTACCACGTTCTCCTACTGTTGATGAAATTCTAAAGAAATATTTGGAGCACCGGGCAAAGAAGGATAGCAA GATAAATGACTCCTATGCTGAGATTTTGAAAGGATTACGCTGCTACTTTGATAAAGCATTGCCGGCAATGCTTTTGTATAAGAAAGAGCGAGATCAGTATAATGAAGAAGTTAAAGGTGACGTCTCACCCTCAACTGTATATGGAGCTGAGCATCTATTGCGTCTTTTTG TGAAATTGCCGGAGTTACTTGCTTTTGTCAATATGGAAGAAGATGCACTGAACAAACTACAGCAGAAATTGCTGGACATTCTCAA GTTTCTTCAGAAGAATCAGAGCACCTTCTTCGTCACTGTGTACGATGGTAACCGTAAAGGTGCTGATGGATCAAAATCCAAATGA
- the LOC120698418 gene encoding protein MRG1-like isoform X1, giving the protein MGSSSNTNTSGGGSDKDDKKEDKGKGKDSAEPSFKEGDRVLAYHGPLLYEAKVQRIENLDDEWRYFVHYLGWNKNWDEWVANDRLLSLTDENVRKQQELEKNQVVDKSIKSGRSTQHKQKGSNAEAKADKDDTKSLVKGKKRKSQPGTEEKERRSSESLLVSQFPLTLKKQLVDDWEYVTQMGKLVKLPRSPTVDEILKKYLEHRAKKDSKINDSYAEILKGLRCYFDKALPAMLLYKKERDQYNEEVKGDVSPSTVYGAEHLLRLFVKLPELLAFVNMEEDALNKLQQKLLDILKFLQKNQSTFFVTVYDGNRKGADGSKSK; this is encoded by the exons ATGGGGAGCTCCTCCAACACCAACAcgagcggcggtggcagcgACAAGGACGACAAGAAGGAggacaagggcaagggcaaggacTCGGCGGAGCCATCCTTCAAGGAGGGCGACAGGGTCCTCGCCTACCACGGCCCCCTCCTCTACGAGGCCAAG GTTCAAAGAATCGAAAATCTGGACGatgaatggcgctacttcgtTCATTACCTG GGCTGGAATAAGAA CTGGGATGAATGGGTCGCGAATGATCGCTTATTGAGTTTGACGGACGAAAATGTCCGCAAACAACAAGAGCTTGAAAAGAACCAGGTTGTTGACAAATCAATCAAGTCCGGACGGTCGACACAGCATAAACAAAAAGGCTCCAATG CAGAAGCAAAAGCTGATAAAGATGACACGAAGAGCCTTG TCAAGGGGAAGAAACGCAAGAGTCAGCCTGGGACTGAG GAGAAGGAAAGAAGATCATCAGAAAGTCTCCTAGTGTCACAGTTTCCTTTGACACTGAAGAAGCAACTTGTGGATGATTGGGAGTATGTCACACAGATGGGTAAG CTTGTAAAACTACCACGTTCTCCTACTGTTGATGAAATTCTAAAGAAATATTTGGAGCACCGGGCAAAGAAGGATAGCAA GATAAATGACTCCTATGCTGAGATTTTGAAAGGATTACGCTGCTACTTTGATAAAGCATTGCCGGCAATGCTTTTGTATAAGAAAGAGCGAGATCAGTATAATGAAGAAGTTAAAGGTGACGTCTCACCCTCAACTGTATATGGAGCTGAGCATCTATTGCGTCTTTTTG TGAAATTGCCGGAGTTACTTGCTTTTGTCAATATGGAAGAAGATGCACTGAACAAACTACAGCAGAAATTGCTGGACATTCTCAA GTTTCTTCAGAAGAATCAGAGCACCTTCTTCGTCACTGTGTACGATGGTAACCGTAAAGGTGCTGATGGATCAAAATCCAAATGA